Proteins encoded within one genomic window of Eurosta solidaginis isolate ZX-2024a chromosome 1, ASM4086904v1, whole genome shotgun sequence:
- the LOC137235261 gene encoding casein kinase I-like, protein MEKLRPMKEIKCGEKYKIKKYKKIRSGSHGEIYLGENIKSGQEVAIKIERTYTGQPQLMHEAELYKFLRGGFGIPCIRHHGKETNFNFLVMDLLGPSLEDLFNSCSRRFTIKTVLMLVDQMILRLNYIHMKGIIHRSIKPENFVMGIGRDSHKLFLIDFGGSKKYCDPVSRTHIPYREDTDWKTSRYASINAHLGIERSRRDDMESLGYVMMYFNRGVLPWQGIKANNMRQHCETISEKKMSTPIEVLCEGFPDEFSMYLKHCRSLRFMEQPDYKYLRDLFRILFRKFNHHYDYIYDWTMLKKETHQGKPNPAILLEKAEARNEREKENIEKENIGKPINKNKDILMSS, encoded by the coding sequence ATGGAGAAGCTGCGACCCATGAAGGAAATAAAATGtggtgaaaaatacaaaataaaaaaatacaaaaaaatacgtAGTGGATCGCATGGAGAAATTTATCTGGGAGAGAATATAAAAAGTGGTCAGGAAGTCGCAATTAAAATTGAGAGAACATATACTGGACAGCCTCAACTTATGCACGAAGCTGAACTCTATAAATTTTTAAGGGGTGGGTTTGGCATACCCTGTATCCGACATCAcggaaaagaaacaaattttaactttttggtCATGGATCTGCTTGGGCCCTCTCTGGAGGATTTGTTCAATTCTTGCTCACGCCGTTTTACTATTAAAACGGTGCTAATGCTAGTGGATCAAATGATTTTGCGCCTTAATTACATCCACATGAAGGGCATTATTCATAGATCTATTAAACCCGAAAACTTTGTTATGGGCATTGGACGAGATTCCcataaactatttttaattgactTTGGAGGGTCCAAGAAATATTGTGACCCAGTTTCCCGCACCCATATACCGTATCGTGAGGATACAGATTGGAAAACATCACGCTATGCTTCAATAAACGCCCATTTAGGCATTGAGCGATCTAGAAGAGATGATATGGAATCACTTGGCTATGTAATGATGTATTTCAATCGCGGAGTTTTGCCTTGGCAAGGTATAAAAGCAAATAACATGCGACAACACTGTGAAACCATTTCGGAAAAGAAAATGTCTACCCCTATTGAAGTTCTTTGCGAAGGATTTCCAGATGAATTCTCAATGTATCTGAAACATTGCCGTAGTTTGCGCTTTATGGAACAACCTGATTATAAGTATCTTCGAGACCTTTTTAGGATTCTGTTCAGAAAATTTAACCATCATTACGATTATATTTACGACTGGACTATGTTGAAAAAAGAAACACATCAGGGCAAACCAAATCCAGCAATATTGCTCGAAAAAGCTGAAGCTCGTAACGAACGTGAAAAAGAAAATATAGAAAAGGAAAATATTGGAAAGcccattaataaaaataaagatatacTTATGAGTTCATAG
- the LOC137235360 gene encoding casein kinase I-like, translating into MEKLRPMKEIKCGEKYKIKKYKKIRSGSHGEIYLGENIKSGQEVAIKIERTYTGQPQLMHEAELYKFLRGGFGIPCIRHHGKETNFNFLVMDLLGPSLEDLFNSCSRRFTIKTVLMLVDQMILRLNYIHMKGIIHRSIKPENFVMGIGRDSHKLFLIDFGGSKKYCDPVSRTHIPYREDTDWKTSRYASINAHLGIERSRRDDMESLGYVMMYFNRGVLPWQGIKANNMRQHCETISEKKMSTPIEVLCEGFPDEFSMYLKHCRSLRFMEQPDYKYLRDLFRILFRKFNHHYDYIYDWTMLKKETHQGKPNPAILLGKAEARNEREKENIEKENIGKPINKNKDILMSS; encoded by the coding sequence ATGGAGAAGCTGCGACCCATGAAGGAAATAAAATGtggtgaaaaatacaaaataaaaaaatacaaaaaaatacgtAGTGGATCGCATGGAGAAATTTATCTGGGAGAGAATATAAAAAGTGGTCAGGAAGTCGCAATTAAAATTGAGAGAACATATACTGGACAGCCTCAACTTATGCACGAAGCTGAACTCTATAAATTTTTAAGGGGTGGGTTTGGCATACCCTGTATCCGACATCAcggaaaagaaacaaattttaactttttggtCATGGATCTGCTTGGGCCCTCTCTGGAGGATTTGTTCAATTCTTGCTCACGCCGTTTTACTATTAAAACGGTGCTAATGCTAGTGGATCAAATGATTTTGCGCCTTAATTACATCCACATGAAGGGCATTATTCATAGATCTATTAAACCCGAAAACTTTGTTATGGGCATTGGACGAGATTCCcataaactatttttaattgactTTGGAGGGTCCAAGAAATATTGTGACCCAGTTTCCCGCACCCATATACCGTATCGTGAGGATACAGATTGGAAAACATCACGCTATGCTTCAATAAACGCCCATTTAGGCATTGAGCGATCTAGAAGAGATGATATGGAATCACTTGGCTATGTAATGATGTATTTCAATCGCGGAGTTTTGCCTTGGCAAGGTATAAAAGCAAATAACATGCGACAACACTGTGAAACCATTTCGGAAAAGAAAATGTCTACCCCTATTGAAGTTCTTTGCGAAGGATTTCCAGATGAATTCTCAATGTATCTGAAACATTGCCGTAGTTTGCGCTTTATGGAACAACCTGATTATAAGTATCTTCGAGACCTTTTTAGGATTCTGTTCAGAAAATTTAACCATCATTACGATTATATTTACGACTGGACTATGTTGAAAAAAGAAACACATCAGGGCAAACCAAATCCAGCAATATTGCTCGGAAAAGCTGAAGCTCGTAACGAACGTGAAAAAGAAAATATAGAAAAGGAAAATATTGGAAAGcccattaataaaaataaagatatacTTATGAGTTCATAG